The genomic segment CCGACCGGCGCAGCGCCGATTCTGGGACTGCTGCCAGCATTGCGCGACAGCGGCCTGAAGGTCGAGACCCACCGCGTCCTCGCCGACGGCGACTATGTCGCCTTGCACAACACCTACCGCAATGCCCAGGCCTTCGGCGCCGACGAGATGGTGGCCTTCGACATCTTCCGGGTCGAGGACGGGCGAGTCGCCGAGCACTGGGACAACCTCGCCGCGGTGACGCCGCCGAACCCCTCCGGCCGCAGCCAGACGGACGGCCCGACGGAGATCTCCGACCGCGACCAGACCGCCGCCAACAAGGCTCTGGTCAGCGACTTCGTCGCCACCGTCCTGCGCGACGGTGAGGTCGACCGCATCACCGACTTCGTCTCAACCGAAACCTACCTGCAACACAACAGCCAGATCGCCGACGGCCTCGAAGGACTCGGCGCGGCCCTCGCCGCCTGGGCCGAGCAGGGCATCACCATGAGCTACCGCGAGACCCACCTGGTGATCGCCGAGGGCAACTTCGTGCTCACCGCTTCGGAAGGCGATCTCGGGGGAGAGACGATGGCCTTCTATGACCTCTTCCGGGTCGCCGACGGCAAGATCGTCGAGCACTGGGACGTGATTTCCCCGATTCCCGCCGAGATGGCCCACGACAACGGCAAGTTCTGAGCTCTGCGGGTGGCGAAAGGCCCCGGTCGGTGCGCAGCGCGGCCGGGGCCGCCGTCCCCCCGCGCGGCGGGGGATGGGCTCGCCGAAGCGCTATCAGATGAGAACCGCAGAGACTCGCCAAGGAAGAGGCGGTGGGTCCGCAATCATCAGTCGATATCTCCTAGAACTTGATTTTTGACTAATCAAAATATAGTCTTCGCTTGACCGTATCCGAGGGCAATGCCCAAGATCCGAGCGAGGACCGAACCGATGAGCACTTTGCGCACCCTGACCCTGACTCTGACCCTGCTCCTCCTGACCGTGCCGGCATTGGCTGCGGATGCCGAGGAGTGTGATCTGCGCGCCACCATCGTCGACGGCAACCAGCAGCCGGTGAGCGACGCGGTGCTGCATCTGCTCGACGCCGATGTCGAGCTGACCAGCGATGGCGCCGGCGTGGTCTGCGCCCCGCGGGTGCCCGACGGACGGCAGACCCTGCTGGTGATCGCCGCCGGTTTCTCGGTTCTCGATGCCACCGTCACCAAGGAAACGGACGCGCCGCTGCTCCTCGAGCTCGAGCTGACGCCGGCCTTCGGCGAGGAGATCGTGGTCACCGGCACGCGCACCGCCAAACGCTTGGCGGAGACGCCGGTGCATGTACAGCGCATCTCGCGCGACAGCATCGAGGCTTCCGCCTCTCGCACCCTCGCCGACGCCATCGAGCTGACCCCCGGCGTGCGCATCGAGAGCAACTGCCAGAACTGCAACTTCTCGCAGGTGCGCATGCTCGGCCTCGAGGGTCCCTACTCCCAGATCCTGGTCGACGGCCAGCCGACGGTGTCCTCCCTGGCGCTGGTCTACGGAGTCGAGCAGTTTCCCGCCAGCGCCCTCGAAAACATC from the Acidobacteriota bacterium genome contains:
- a CDS encoding nuclear transport factor 2 family protein, whose translation is MEPKQIVLSAFAALFSDFDPQAAEQHLAPGYVQHNPAVPTGAAPILGLLPALRDSGLKVETHRVLADGDYVALHNTYRNAQAFGADEMVAFDIFRVEDGRVAEHWDNLAAVTPPNPSGRSQTDGPTEISDRDQTAANKALVSDFVATVLRDGEVDRITDFVSTETYLQHNSQIADGLEGLGAALAAWAEQGITMSYRETHLVIAEGNFVLTASEGDLGGETMAFYDLFRVADGKIVEHWDVISPIPAEMAHDNGKF